cgttcctcgtagttcatacccctcATCTCGTTGATAAGGGGAGTGAACTCATCAGCctgatggcatacctctgaaccttttctaacttcgttttgtgtttaactagatgtggactccacgttggagccgcatactccagtattgcactgacatgaggtatacaaggttctgaatgataacttaaacaagtttctaatggcagttcttatgttcgccagccttgCATTTGAcggtgatgatatccttttgatgtgggcttcaggggacaggtctggtgtgatatcaacccccagatctttcttcttgattcctgaaggatttcatctcctgtTACCTTGTGTTTGGACTCCTGTTTCCTATACCTATCTTTATCGCTTtacacttgctcgagttaaaatCTAGTAGCCGTTTGCAGGGCCATTCCTtttgtctgtctaggtcatcttgtagtctcttgctgtcctcctctgtcttaatccttctcataattttaacaTCATTAGCTAAATGAGGCATGTGTATATACCCTctgaaagatcatttacgtatatcagaaacaagataggtccaggtatagaaccctgtgggactccgctggtgacaccaaaccattctgaggtctcaccctgtCACAATAACTCTTgcatgtatgtttgtgtgtttcgATGGTAGGAGAAAACTTGAAGAAACTACAAATGAGACTGTGGCATGTTTGTTTTGTGTATGTGTTTATGCAAGTATGTATGTTCATGTTTGCATGTGCAGGTGAAACTGTGGCCAGAGTATTCTGTATGCGTTTGTGCATATGAGAATGAGAAGACCTAAATAATTATCTAGAATCTCTTTTATCTGTGGAAAATTGTTATGGTGTCTATATGCATAGGGAGAACACGGACTCGGTTTCACATATTAAGTTACATATGTGTTGgatgtttgttaggttaggttaagttaggtaagatgggTTATTGTAGATAggtcaggtaagttaggttaggtaagttataaCCTGTTATGTGTAAGATAGGTTCACCAGACAAATGACTGTATACCTAAACCAGTAGTTACAGTTTAGTGATTATGGGAGAAACAATGATATTTAAGGTAAGTATTAAAAGCACGTTGATGATTATATTCATTGAGGAATAATAGTCATGGAAACACGTGGGGGAATGTACCCTGTTTGTGCCCTTCCTCTCTGCCCTGCCTCTCCACGTCCCTGCCTCTCCACGTCCCTGCCTCTCCACGTCCCTGTCTCTCCACGTCCCTGCCTCTCCACGTCCCTGCCTCTGCACCCTGCCTCTCCACGTCCCTGTCTCTCCAAGTCCCTGCCTCTCCACGTCCCTGCCTCTGCACCCTGCCTCTCCACGTCCCTGCCTCTCCACGTCCCTGCCTCTCCACGTCCCTGTCTCTCCACGTCCCTGCCTCTGCACCCTGCCTCTCCACGTCCCTGTCTCTTCACGTCCCTGCCTCTCCACGTCCCTGTCTCTCCACGTCCCTGCCTCTCCACGTCCCTGCCTCTCCACGTCCCTGCCTCTGCACCCTGCCTCTCCACGTCCCTGCCTCTGCACCCTGCCTCTCCACGTCCCTGCCTCTCCACGTCCCTGTCTCTCCACGTCCCTGTCTCTCCACGTCCCTGTCTTTCCACGTCCCTGTCTCTCCACGTCCCTGCCTCTGCACCCTGCCTCTCCACGTCCCTGCCTCTCCACGTCCCTGCCTCTCCACGTCCCTGCCTCTCCACGTCCCTGCCTCTCCACGTCCCTGCCTCTCCACGTCCCTGCCTCTCCACGTCCCTGTCTCTCCACGTCCCTGCCTCTCCACGTCCCTGCCTCTCCACGTCCCTGCCTCTCCACGTCCCTGCCTCTCCACGTCCCTGTCTCTCCACGTCCCTGCCTCTCCACGTCCCTGCCTCTTCACGTCCCTGCCTCTCCACGTCCCTGCCTCTGCACGTCCCTGTCTCTCCACGTCCCTGCCTCTCCACGTCCCTGCCTCTCCACGTCCCTGCCTCTCCACGTCCCTGCCTCTCCACGTCCCTGCCTCTCCACGTCCCTGTCTCTCCACGTCCCTGTCTCTCCACGTCCCTGTCTCTCCACGTCCCTGTCTCTCCACGTCCCTGTCTCTCCACGTCCCTGCCTCTGCACCCTGCCTCTCCACGTCCCTGCCTCTCCACGTCCCTGCCTCTCCACGTCCCTGCCTCTCCACGTCCCTGCCTCTCCACGTCCCTGCCTCTGCACGTCCCTGTCTCTCCACGTCCCTGCCTCTCCACGTCCCTGCCTCTCCACGTCCCTGCCTCTCCACGTCCCTGCCTCTCCACGTCCCTGCCTCTCCACGTCCCTGCCTCTCCACGTCCCTGCCTCTCCACGTCCCTGCCTCTCCACGTCCCTGCCTCTCCACGTCCCTGCCTCTCCACGTCCCTGCCTCTCCACGTCCCTGCCTCTGCACGTCCCTGTCTCTCCACGTCCCTGCCTCTCCACGTCCCTGCCTCTCCACGTCCCTGCCTCTCCACGTCCCTACCTCTCCACGTCCCTGCCTCTCCACGTCCCTGCCTCTCCACGTCCCTGCCTCTCCACGTCCCTGCCCCTCCACGTCCCTGCCTCTCCACGTCCCTGCCTCTCCACGTCCCTGTCTCTCCACGTCCCTGCCTCTCCACGTCCCTGTCTCTCCACGTCCCTGCCTCTCCACGTCCCTGCCTCTCCACGTCCCTGCCTCTCCACGTCCCTGCCTCTGCACCCTGCCTCTCCACGTCCCTGCCTCTCCACGTCCCTGCCTCTCCACGTCCCTGTCTCTCCACGTCCCTGCCTCTCCACGTCCCTGCCTCTCCACGTCCCTGCCTCTCCACGTCCCTGCCTCTCCACGTCCCTGCCTCTCCACGTCCCTGCCTCGCCACGTCCCTGCCTCTCCACGTCCCTGCCTCTCCACGTCCCTGCCTCTCCACGTCCCTGCCTCTCCACGTCCCTGCCTCTGCACCCTGCCTCTCCACGTTCCTGCCTCTGCACCCTGCCTCTCCACGTTCCTGCCTCTGCACCCTGCCTCTCCACGTTCCTGCCTCTGCACCCTGCCTCTGCACcctgccaccagctggcagggTGACCCACCGCCCATCCTAgtcacctccacacccacccccccACAGACAGGGAGGCCGGCCACCTTCTGCTACCACCACCAGAagtgaggcgagaccaaagagcctgagctcaacccccgcgagcacaaataggtgagtaccaccaccaacaccatcgtcGTCATCTCTGCGGTACCCGTAGGTCCATACACTCGGGTCTAAGGGCGAGGATAAGATCCTAATGGGGGGGGTGAGAGTATGGCACTCTCTGCTCCCCGCTGCCTCTTATTTAAGGCCCAACCTCTGATAACAGACGACCACCGAGCCTCTCTACAGCCTCTTCTGTCGTTGGCTCCTGATTTTCACCTTTATTCGCGTTCCAGTACCTTACTGGGTCTCTTCCAGGAGTCACTGTATTCAACAGCGTACACTGTATTCAACAGCGTACACTGTATTCAACAGCGTACACTGTATTCAACAGCGTACACTGTATTCAACAGCGTACACTGTATACAACAGCGTACACTGTATTCAACAGCGTACACTGTATTCAACAGCGTACACTGTATTCAACAGCGTACACTGTATTCAACAGCGTACACTGTATTCAACATTCATATTCAAGAGAGTCACCTACGGCTTTAAGGAGCACACAGGAACCAGCAGTAACACCTGCAGCTTTAAGGAGCACACAGGaaccagcaacaacacctgcagctTTAAGGAGCACACAGGaaccagcaacaacacctgcagctttaaggaacacacaggaaccagcaacaacacctgcagctttaaggaacacacaggaaccagcaacaacacctgcagctTTAAGGAACACAGAGGaaccagcaacaacacctgcagctttaaggaacacacaggaaccagcaacaacacctgcagctttaaggaacacacaggaaccagcaacaacacctgcagctTTAAGGAGCACAGAGGaaccagcaacaacacctgcagctttaaggaacacacaggaaccagcaacaacacctgcagctTTAAGGAACACACAGGAACCAGCAGTAACACCTGCAGCTTTAAGGAACACACAGGAACCAGCAGTAACACCTGCAGCTTTAAGGAACACACAGGAACCAGCAGTAACACCTGCAGCTGTAAGGAACACACAGGaaccagcaacaacacctgcagctgtaaggaacacacaggaaccagcaacaacacctgcagctgtaaggaacacacaggaaccatcaacaacacctgcagctttaaggaacacacaggaaccagcaacaacacctgcagctttaaggaacacacaggaaccagcaacaacacctgcagctTTAAGGAACACACAGGAACCAGCAGTAACACCTGCAGCTTTAAGGAACACACAGGAACCAGCAGTAACACCTGCAGCTTTAAGGAACACACAGGAACCAGCAGTAACACCTGCAGCTGTAAGGAACACACAGGaaccagcaacaacacctgcagctgtaaggaacacacaggaaccatcaacaacacctgcagctttaaggaacacacaggaaccagcaacaacacctgcagctttaaggaacacacaggaaccagcaacaacacctgcagctTTAAGGAACACACAGGAACCAGCAGTAACACCTGCAGCTTTAAGGAACACACAGGAACCAGCAGTAACACCTGCAGCTTTAAGGAACACACAGGAACCAGCAGTAACACCTGCAGCTGTAAGGAACACACAGGaaccagcaacaacacctgcagctgtaaggaacacacaggaaccagcaacaacacctgcagctgtaaggaacacacaggaaccagcaacaacacctgcagctTTAAGGAACACACAGGAACCAGCAGTAACACCTGCAGCTTTAAGGAACACACAGGaaccagcaacaacacctgcagctTTAAGGAACACACAGGAACCAGCAGTAACACCTGCAGCTTTAAGGAACACACAGGAACCAGCAGTAACACCTGCAGCTTTAAGGAACACACAGGAACCAGCAGTAACACCTGCAGCTTTAAGGAACACACAGGAACCAGCAGTAACACCTGCAGCTTTAAGGAACACACAGGaaccagcaacaacacctgccTTTGTCAGGTAACAATTGGACAATATGTAGTCTGCATTCGTCAAAGAAAGCATCACCTTGAACAGGGAATAGGGGAAAGCGAAGAGTAGTTGGGGTTGAGAAAAGGACAGGAATTGGGGACCATTGAGATGAAAAGTGAGGGGTAATGGGGGCCGGCCCATGAATGGGGATCGGTGATGGGACTTCGCAAACAATAACCTATGGAAATTGTCTTCCATTatgagtgtggtgtaggggtgagtATGAGGCATACTCATGAGTCTACCTCTATCCTGTACCTGCGTGGGTCACTCCCTATATAAAGTATGAGGCAACTGTCCAGTATGAGTACCAACTGTCCAGTATAACAGCCGAGGGGCCCAGAGACACGTCAAAGTGTTCCACGACCACTGAGTACCCACCTACgggttactcatgcccgtgcccccACTCGTGGCGGCTTACTCACCACTAATCAATCGAGTATAAGCGAGTCTCAACGCCCTGTTTAGACAGTCAACAGCAAGCTTTCCTCCGAAGTGAGTTTGTGTCACTTGTGTATTTctcgatgttgttgttgttatagattcagctactcggaacacgttccaagtagcacgggctatggtgagcccgtaacttgcctggcacaggagcgggacaagtagcacgggctatggtgagcccgtaacttacctggcacaggagcggggcaagtagcacgggctatggtgagcccgtaacttacctggcacaggagcggggcaagtagcacgggctatggtgagcccgtaacttgcctggcacaggagcggggcaagtagcacgggctatggtgagcccgtaacttgcctggcacaggagcgggacaagtagcacgggctatggtgagcccgtaacttgcctggcacaggagcggggcaagtagcacgggctatggtgagcccgtaacttgcctggcacaggagcggggcaagtagcacgggctatggtgagcccgtaacttgcctggcacaggagcggggcaagtagcacgggctatggtgagcccgtaacttgcctggcacaggagcggggcaagtagcacgggctatggtgagcccgtaacttgcctggcacaggagcggggcaagtagcacgggctatggtgagcccgtaacttgcctggcacaggagcggggcaagtagcacgggctatggtgagcccgtgggtcTTTCTGGAGTTGTGGGAGTGTCAGCGGCGTGTGAGTTGGAACAACAGCGGCGGTGGCGGCGTGGAACTACTCGCATTAGCCCGCGCAAACAATAGCTCGTTGAGGTAGCGGTGATGACGGAGGGGCACCTGCAGGCCAGGACACCTGTGAATACACTCACCCGACACCTGTCTCGTTTAGTGACACGGGAGAATCCAATCGCCAGACGGAAGCTTTTGTTTTGTGAGAATGATAAATGAATACAATCACCTGATTGGCATTTGTGTGACTGATTACAATGAGTCTCACAATCAATCTCAATAGACTGACTATAATCAGTCTCTACAATCAGTCTTATGTGATTGTAAATACAAATCACATCAGTCGTCTTTATGACCGTCATGTTAGTCAGTCATCTGTGAGACCCGCACCTGTGAGTACACTCACCTGGTGGCCGACCCACACTGACTCACCAGACTGTTGTTGTTGCAGCATAATTCGGACTATAAGCGACCAGTGTCGTTGTGTTGGGAAGCGTTTTGGCTCTTTTTTCTGTTTTTTACATATGTAGGTTATGCTAATAGTGTtaattggttatcttgaggttatattgagatgatttcggggcttagcgtccccgcggcccggtccttgaccaggcctccttattgttacacacccccaggaagcagcccgtagcagctatcttactcccaggtacctatttactgctaggtaacagaggcatcagggttaaagaaatttatttgtttccgcctccaccggggatcgaacccggaacctcaggactacgaatctgaagcgctgtccactcagctgtcatgcCCCAGGACACAAATTGGATTGCGTCCTGGATACAATTGTTAAAATGTAATAAACTTGTTGATTTTACAATTATCTTTGTTTCAGATTAATAACAACAAGAATTTGGCGTTTCCTGATACTTGGCTTGAAGCTGTGAGTCCGTGTCACTTGTGGCTTGAAGCTGTGAGTCCGTGTCACTTGTGGCTTGAAGCTGTGAGTCCCTGACACTTGTGGCTTGAAGCTGTCAGTCCGTGTCACTTGTGGCTTGAAGCTGTCAGTCCCTGACACTTGTGGCTTGAAGCTGTCAGTCCGTGTCACTTGTGGCTTGAAGCTGTCAGTCCGTGTCACTTGTGGCTTGAAGCTGTCAGTCCCTGACACTTGTGGCTTGAAGCTGTCAGTCCTTGACACTTGTGGCTTGAAGCTGTCAGTCCGTGTCACTTGTGGCTTGAAGCTGTCAGTCCGTGTCACTTGTGGCTTGAAGCTGTCAGTCCTTGACACTTGTGGCTTGAAGCTGTCAGTCCCTGACACTTGTGGCTTGAAGCTGTCAGTCCGTGTCACTTGTGGCTTGAAGCTGTCAGTCCGTGTCACTTGTGGCTTGAAGCTGTCAGTCCCTGACACTTGTGGCTTGAAGCTGTCAGTCCCTGACACTTGTGGCTTGAAGCTGTCAGTCCCTGACACTTGTGGCTTGAAGCTGTCAGTCCGTGTCACTTGTGGCTTGAAGCTGTCAGTCCGTGTCACTTGTGGCTTGAAGCTGTCAGTCCTTGACACTTGTGGCTTGAAGCTGTCAGTCCCTGACACTTGTGGCTTGAAGCTGTCAGTCCCTGACACTTGTGGCTTGAAGCTGTCAGTCCGTGTCACTTGTGGCTTGAAGCTGTCAGTCCGTGTCACTTGTGGCTTGAAGCTGTCAGTCCCTGACACTTGTGGCTTGAAGCTGTCAGTCCGTGTCACTTGTGGCTTGAAGCTGTCACTTGTGGCTTGAAGCTGTCAGTCCCTGACACTTGTGGCTTGAAGCTGTCAGTCCTTGACACTTGTGGCTTGAAGCTGTCAGTCCCTGACACTTGTGGCTTGAAGCTGTCAGTCCCTGACGCCTGTGGCTTGAAGCTGTCAGTCCCTGACGCTTGTGGCTTGAAGCTGTCAGTCCTTGACACTTGTGGCTTGAAGCTGTCAGTCCTTGACACTTGTGGCTTGAAGCTTTCAGTCCCTGACGCCTGTGGCTTGAAGCTGTCAGTCCCTGACACTTGTGGCTTGAAGCTGTCAGTCCCTGACACTTGTGGCTTGAAGCTGTCAGTCCCTGACACTTGTGGCTTAAAGCTGTCAGTCCCTGGCACTTGTGGCTTGAAGCTGTCAGTCCTTGACACTTGTGGCTTGAAGCTATCAGTCCCTGACGCCTGTGGCTTGAAGCTGTCAGTCCCTGACACTTGTGGCTTGAAGCTGTCAGTCCGTGTCACTTGTGGCTTGAAGCTATCAGTCCCTGACGCCTGTGGCTTGAAGCTGTCAGTCCCTGACACTTGTGGCTTGAAGCTGTCAGTCCGTGTCACTTGTGGCTTGAAGCTGTCAGTCCCGGACACTTGTGGCTTGAAGCTGTCAGTCCGTGTCACTTGTGGCTTGAAGCTGTCACTTGTGGCTTGAAGCTGTCAGTCCCTGACACTTGTGGCTTGAAGCTGTCAGTCCTTGACACTTGTGGCTTGAAGCTGTCAGTCCCTGACACTTGTGGCTTGAAGCTGTCAGTCCCTGACGCCTGTGGCTTGAAGCTGTCAGTCCCTGACACTTGTGGCTTGAAGCTGTCAGTCCTTGACACTTGTGGCTTGAAGCTGTCAGTCCCTGACACTTGTGGCTTGAAGCTGTCAGTACCTGACACTTGTGGCTTGAAGCTATCAGTCCCTGACACTTGTGGCTTGAAGCTGTCAGTCCTTGACACTTGTGGCTTGAAGCTGTCAGTCCCTGACACTTGTGGCTTGAAGCTGTCAGTCCGTGTCACTTGTGGCTTGAAGCTATCAGTCCCTGACACTTGTGGCTTGAAGCTGTCAGTCCTTGACACTTTTGGCTTGAAGCTGTCAGTCCCTGACGCCTGTGGCTTGAAGCTGTCAGTCCCTGACACTTGTGGCTTGAAGCTGTCAGTCCTTGACACTTGTGGCTTGAAGCTGTCAGTCCCTGACACTTGTGGCTTGAAGCTGTCAGTCCTTGACACTTGTGGCTTGAAGCTGTCAGTCCCTGACACTTGTGGCTTGAAGCTGTCAGTCCCTGACACTTGTGGCTTGAAGCTATCAGTCCCTGACACTTGTGGCTTGAAGCTGTCAGTCCTTGACACTTGTGGCTTGAAGCTGTCAGTCCCTGACACTTGTGGCTTGAAGCTGTCAGTCCGTGTCACTTGTGGCTTGAAGCTATCAGTCCCTGACGCCTGTGGCTTGAAGCTGTCAGTCCCTGACACTTGTGGCTTGAAGCTGTCAGTCCTTGACACTTGTGGCTTGAAGCTGTCAGTCCCTGACACTTGTGGCTTGAAGCTTTCAGTCCCTGACACTTGTGGCTTGAAGCTTTCAGTCCCTGACACCTGTGGCTTGAAGCTGTCAGTCCCTGACGCCTGTAGCTTGAAGCTGTCAGTCCCTGACACTTGTGGCTTGAAGCTGTCAGTCCCTGACACTTGTGGCTTGAAGCTTTCAGTCCCTGACACCTGTGGCTTGAAGCTGTCAGTCCCTGACGCCTGTGGCTTGAAGCTGTCAGTCCCTGACGCCTGTGGCTTGAAGCTGTCAGTCCGTGTCACTTGTGGCTTGAAGCTGTCAGTCCGTGTCACTTGTGGTTTGAGGCTGTCAGTCCCTGACACTTGTGGCTTGAAGCTTTCAGTCCCTGACACCTGTGGCTTGAAGCTGTCAGTCCCTGACACTTGTGGCTTGAAGCTGTCAGTCCCTGACACTTGTGGCTTGAAGCTGTCAGTCCCTGACACTTGTGGCTTGAAGCTGTCAGTCCGTGTCACTTGTGGCTTGAAGCTGTCAGTCCGTGTCACTTGTGGCTTGAAGCTGTCAGTCCCTGACACTTGTGGCTTGAAGCTGTCAGTCCGTGTCACTTGTGGCTTGAAGCTGTCAGTCCCTGACACTTGTGGCTTGAAGCTGTCAGTCCTTGACACTTGTGGCTTGAAGCTGTCAGTCCCTGACACTTGTGGCTTGAAGCTGTCAGTCCCTGACACTTGTGGCTTGAAGCTATCAGTCCCTGACACTTGTGGCTTGAAGCTGTCAGTCCTTGACACTTGTGGCTTGAAGCTGTCAGTCCCTGACACTTGTGGCTTGAAGCTGTCAGTCCGTGTCACTTGTGGCTTGAAGCTATCAGTCCCTGACGCCTGTGGCT
This genomic stretch from Procambarus clarkii isolate CNS0578487 chromosome 5, FALCON_Pclarkii_2.0, whole genome shotgun sequence harbors:
- the LOC138351405 gene encoding adhesive plaque matrix protein-like — protein: MSPVAHTKRMSSAAYARLANIINAFRNLCKESFRTLYTTYVRPILEYADQAWSPLPVKFQSKLEKAQRYSTGLERELRGISYEERLLELNLTSLEDRRSQLERCTPVYHGVATPPPVYHGVATPPPVYHGVATPPPVYHGVATPPPVYHGVATPPPVYHGVATPPPVYHGVATPPPVYHGVATPPPVYNGVATPPPVYHGVATPSPVYHGVATPPSVYHGVATPSPVYHGVATPPPVYHGVATPPPVYHGVATPPPVYNGVATPPPVYHGVATPSPVYHGVTTPSPVYHGVATPPPVYHGVATPPPVYHGVATPPPVYHGVATPPPVYHGVATPPPVYHGVATPPPVFKPQVSGTDSFKPQVSGTESFKPQVSGTDSLKPQVTRTDSFKPQVTRTDSFKPQASGTDSFKPQASGTDSFKPQVSGTESFKPQVSGTDSFKPQVSGTDSFKLQASGTDSFKPQVSGTESFKPQVSGTESFKPQVSGTDSFKPQASGTDSFKPQVTRTDSFKPQVSGTDSFKPQVSRTDSFKPQVSGTDSFKPQVSGTDSFKPQVSGTDSFKPQVSRTDSFKPQVSGTDSFKPQVTRTDSFKPQVSGTDSFKPQVTRTDSFKPQVTRTDSFKPQVSGTDSFKPQVSGTDSFKPQVSGTDSFKPQVSGTESFKPQVSGTDSLKPQVTRTDSFKPQVTRTDSFKPQASGTDSFKPQASGTDSFKPQVSGTESFKPQVSGTDSFKPQVSGTDSFKLQASGTDSFKPQVSGTESFKPQVSGTESFKPQVSGTDSFKPQVSRTDSFKPQVSGTDSFKPQASGTDSFKPQVTRTDSFKPQVSGTDSFKPQVSRTDSFKPQVSGTDSFKPQVSGTDSFKPQVSGTDSFKPQVSRTDSFKPQVSGTDSFKPQVSRTDSFKPQVSGTDSFKPQASGTDSFKPKVSRTDSFKPQVSGTDSFKPQVTRTDSFKPQVSGTDSFKPQVSRTDSFKPQVSGTDSFKPQVSGTDSFKPQVSGTDSFKPQVSRTDSFKPQVSGTDSFKPQASGTDSFKPQVSGTDSFKPQVSRTDSFKPQVFKPQVTRTDSFKPQVSGTDSFKPQASGTDSFKPQVTRTDSFKPQVSGTDSFKPQASGTDSFKPQVSRTDSFKPQVPGTDSFKPQVSGTDSFKPQVSGTDSFKPQVSGTDSFKPQASGTESFKPQVSRTDSFKPQVSRTDSFKPQASGTDSFKPQASGTDSFKPQVSGTDSFKPQVSRTDSFKPQVFKPQVSGTDSFKPQVTRTDSFKPQVTRTDSFKPQVSGTDSFKPQVSGTDSFKPQVSRTDSFKPQVTRTDSFKPQVTRTDSFKPQVSGTDSFKPQVSGTDSFKPQVSGTDSFKPQVTRTDSFKPQVTRTDSFKPQVSGTDSFKPQVSRTDSFKPQVTRTDSFKPQVTRTDSFKPQVSRTDSFKPQVSGTDSFKPQVTRTDSFKPQVTRTDSFKPQVSGTDSFKPQVTRTDSFKPQVSGTHSFKPQVTRTHSFKPQVTRTHSFKPSIRKRQILVVINLKQR